In Dioscorea cayenensis subsp. rotundata cultivar TDr96_F1 chromosome 11, TDr96_F1_v2_PseudoChromosome.rev07_lg8_w22 25.fasta, whole genome shotgun sequence, a single genomic region encodes these proteins:
- the LOC120272097 gene encoding dolichyl-diphosphooligosaccharide--protein glycosyltransferase subunit STT3B, which yields MGAIKADPSSKAPIASSPYSFFPFLKALRLKTKQQELLLRASALCLIYVLAFAIRLFSVLRYESMIHEFDPYFNYRTTLFLTRNGALEFWNWFDSESWYPLGRIIGGTLFPGLMVTAAAIYKTLHFLRFAVHIREVCVLTAPFFASNTAIVAYFFGKEVWDSGAGLVAAALIAICPGYISRSVAGSYDNEGVAIFALLLTFYLFVKAVNTGSLAWALASAFGYFYMVSAWGGYVFIINLLPLYALVLLVTGRYSMRLYVAYNCMYVLGMLLAMQIRFVGFQHVQSGEHMAAMGVFFLMQVFYFLDWVKYLLNDPKQFHAFLRITLTCAISVGALALGVGTASGYISPWTGRFYSLLDPTYAKDHIPIIASVSEHQPTAWSSFMFDFHILLFLFPAGLYFCFKRLSDATIFLVMYGLTSMYFAGVMVRLILVATPAVCLISAIAISATIKNLTSLLRTKSKALQSSVSKGAASLKASAKASFDQALPFQKNGAIALLFGAFYLLSRYAIHCTWVTSEAYSSPSIVLAARGAHGGRVIFDDYREAYFWLRQNTPQDAKIMSWWDYGYQITAMGNRTVIVDNNTWNNTHIATVGRAMSSYEDEAYEIMQSLDVDYVLVVFGGVTGYSSDDINKFLWMVRIGGGVFPVIKEPDYLVNGEYRVDKGAAPKMLNCLMYKLSYYRFGELTTEYGKPPGYDRARGVEIGNKDVKLEYLEEAFTTSNWIVRIYKVKPPKNRW from the exons ATGGGAGCGATCAAGGCCGATCCATCCTCCAAAGCCCCGATCGCCTCCTCTCCCTACTCCTTCTTCCCCTTCCTTAAAGCCCTACGCTTGAAGACCAAGCAGCAGGAGCTCCTCCTCCGTGCCTCCGCGCTATGCCTCATCTACGTCCTCGCCTTCGCCATCCGCCTATTCTCAGTACTCCGCTACGAATCCATGATTCACGAATTCGATCCCTACTTCAATTACCGCACCACCCTCTTCCTCACTCGCAATGGCGCTCTCGAATTCTGGAATTGGTTTGATTCTGAGTCTTGGTACCCTCTCGGTCGGATCATTGGCGGCACACTTTTCCCTGGCCTCATGGTCACCGCCGCCGCGATCTATAAGACCCTGCATTTCCTCCGATTCGCTGTACATATCCGTGAGGTTTGCGTGCTTACTGCCCCCTTCTTCGCTTCCAACACTGCTATCGTTGCGTATTTCTTTGGCAAAGAGGTTTGGGACTCCGGCGCTGGGCTGGTTGCCGCTGCTTTGATCGCCATCTGCCCCGGTTACATCTCCCGCTCCGTCGCTGGGTCGTATGACAATGAGGGAGTCGCAATCTTTGCCCTTTTGTTGACTTTCTATCTGTTTGTGAAAGCTGTGAACACGGGATCGTTGGCCTGGGCGTTGGCATCGGCTTTTGGGTACTTCTATATGGTGTCAGCTTGGGGAGGCTATGTTTTCATTATCAATCTCCTGCCGCTCTATGCTCTGGTGCTTCTGGTGACGGGAAGGTATTCGATGAGACTCTATGTGGCGTATAATTGTATGTATGTGCTTGGGATGTTGCTGGCGATGCAGATCAGATTCGTTGGTTTCCAACATGTGCAGTCCGGGGAGCATATGGCTGCCATGGGCGTGTTTTTCTTGATGCAG gtgttttactttttagactGGGTGAAATATTTACTGAATGATCCTAAACAATTTCATGCCTTTCTGAGAATTACTTTAACTTGTGCCATAAGTGTGGGTGCTCTCGCTCTTGGAGTTGGGACGGCATCTGGTTATATCTCTCCATGGACTGGCCGCTTTTATTCCTTGCTTGATCCAACTTATGCTAAGGACCACATACCCATCATTGCATCTGTTTCAGAGCATCAACCAACAGCGTGGTCAtctttcatgtttgatttccATATTCTCTTGTTTCTATTTCCAGCTGGCCTGTACTTCTGCTTTAAGCGATTGTCAGATGCAACAATATTTCTAGTCATGTATGGTCTTACTAGCATGTATTTTGCTGGTGTGATGGTTCGATTAATTCTTGTTGCTACACCTGCTGTTTGCCTCATCAGCGCTATTGCAATATCTGCGACCATAAAAAATCTCACATCTCTACTACGCACAAAGAGTAAGGCGTTACAGTCAAGTGTCAGTAAAGGAGCAGCTAGTCTGAAGGCATCAGCTAAG GCTTCATTTGACCAGGCTCTGCCCTTCCAAAAAAATGGAGCTATTGCTTTGCTCTTTGGCGCCTTTTATCTACTCAGTAGATATGCCATACATTGTACTTGGGTCACATCTGAGGCTTATTCATCTCCTTCTATAGTCTTAGCTGCACGAGGTGCTCATGGTGGCAGGGTAATTTTTGATGACTACCGTGAAGCATACTTCTGGCTTCGTCAAAATACCCCTCAGGATGCCAAAATCATGTCATGGTGGGACTATGGTTACCAAATTACTGCCATGGGAAATAGAACAGTGATTGTTGACAATAATACTTGGAACAATACACATATTGCCACTGTTGGCCGTGCCATGTCATCATATGAAGATGAGGCTTATGAGATAATGCAGTCACTTGATGTGGATTATGTCCTTGTTGTGTTTGGAGGTGTTACTGGTTATTCTTCTGATGATATCAATAA ATTTCTGTGGATGGTGCGTATTGGCGGTGGAGTTTTCCCAGTGATAAAGGAACCTGATTATCTTGTTAATGGTGAATATCGTGTTGATAAGGGGGCGGCACCAAAAATGTTGAATTGCCTTAT GTACAAGCTTTCTTACTATCGCTTTGGTGAGCTGACAACAGAATATGGGAAGCCACCTGG ATATGACCGTGCAAGAGGAGTCGAAATTGGTAATAAAGATGTGAAGCTTGAATACTTGGAGGAGGCCTTTACAACATCAAATTGGATTGTTCGTATCTACAAAGTTAAGCCTCCAAAGAACCGTTGGTGA